A single Bacillus sp. OxB-1 DNA region contains:
- a CDS encoding S-layer homology domain-containing protein, with protein sequence MKKLVTFALIAMLFLSPLFQAKVEASDIKGHQMQSELEYWIAKGVIRADSKGNYHPNKAVTRGEFASYITRALDLPVSTKYTFKDMSKNSSLTVEIQNAAGAGILSGYPDGTFRPNEKITRQQMAGMMYKAMRHMQLPANATKFTFKDSKKISPNFVDAVSAAVNLNIIRGDHRKDGVYFNPQDNATIAHAAAFLFRLFAAAEVLKPSEPSTPGTPTVPDVDPEVYKVSTISNGQVVPTTALYRTYEEALAVYNASSSVRAIQKNNKIIKMKSGRAFGSENPKQLTSLYDNSNFRNEVTYIQKGREMKYIGSSADHVIVEVAGSTFYAKQNEVDLVPTELVTGYDYYEVEGGLLVHHTYDNLKKTRGVYTVGPAANTMRNGKRYTSLDGVHFSEVGSNNVITYYPYFQFQSVRQPTSYSAVELEHYIQEILKDREKTGIARYKDATLKSKLVGLGDYLKLMEEQHRVNAMFILAAAIHESDYGMSANAQTKNNIFGIKVFDSSPEMGEMYIHPTYSVDAFISRYMNLNYANPSGAHANGAVPGNKAVGFNVKYASDPNWGSKIAGHMWRIDSFLGKRDMNQAKLAVISYTGTTGVNVRTSPDVTSTNKLFTYKPKDPGHNAAFGYPLVIVDETTGSDGYVWYKVLADINPPAADYGWIRSDLVRKITY encoded by the coding sequence GTGAAAAAACTAGTGACATTCGCTTTGATCGCCATGCTGTTCTTGTCCCCGCTCTTCCAAGCAAAAGTGGAAGCGAGCGATATCAAAGGACACCAGATGCAAAGTGAATTGGAATATTGGATAGCAAAGGGCGTCATCCGTGCGGACAGCAAAGGCAACTACCACCCGAACAAAGCGGTGACGCGAGGTGAATTCGCGTCGTATATTACCCGGGCCTTGGATCTGCCTGTTTCAACCAAGTATACGTTCAAGGACATGTCGAAAAACTCCAGTTTGACGGTGGAAATCCAGAACGCGGCAGGCGCCGGCATCTTATCCGGTTATCCGGACGGCACTTTCCGGCCTAATGAAAAAATCACCCGTCAACAAATGGCAGGGATGATGTACAAGGCGATGCGCCATATGCAGCTTCCTGCAAATGCGACGAAGTTCACTTTCAAAGACTCGAAAAAGATTTCACCGAACTTTGTGGATGCCGTCTCCGCGGCAGTGAACTTGAATATCATCCGAGGGGACCACCGGAAAGACGGGGTTTATTTCAACCCGCAGGATAATGCGACAATCGCTCATGCGGCTGCGTTCCTTTTCCGATTGTTTGCCGCAGCTGAAGTGCTGAAGCCGTCCGAGCCCAGCACGCCAGGTACTCCGACCGTTCCGGACGTCGATCCGGAAGTGTATAAAGTGAGCACGATTTCCAATGGACAAGTCGTCCCGACGACGGCCCTTTACCGAACATACGAGGAAGCATTGGCAGTGTACAATGCTTCCTCGTCCGTCCGGGCCATCCAAAAGAACAATAAAATTATCAAGATGAAATCAGGGAGGGCATTCGGCTCGGAAAATCCGAAGCAATTGACATCCCTTTATGATAACTCCAATTTTCGAAATGAAGTGACCTATATTCAAAAAGGCCGGGAAATGAAATACATCGGCAGCAGCGCCGACCACGTCATCGTGGAAGTGGCAGGCTCTACCTTCTACGCGAAACAGAATGAGGTGGATCTCGTTCCGACGGAGCTTGTCACCGGTTATGACTATTATGAAGTCGAGGGAGGCCTCCTCGTCCATCACACGTACGATAACCTGAAAAAGACGCGCGGCGTTTACACAGTTGGCCCTGCTGCAAACACGATGCGAAACGGAAAGCGGTATACGAGTTTGGATGGCGTCCATTTTTCGGAAGTCGGATCAAATAACGTCATCACCTATTACCCGTACTTCCAATTCCAATCGGTCCGCCAACCGACTTCCTATAGCGCGGTGGAACTGGAGCATTATATTCAGGAAATCCTGAAAGACCGGGAGAAAACAGGAATTGCCCGTTATAAGGACGCCACATTGAAGTCCAAATTGGTCGGGCTCGGCGACTATTTGAAGCTGATGGAAGAGCAACACCGTGTCAATGCGATGTTCATCTTGGCAGCGGCCATCCACGAAAGCGATTATGGAATGAGTGCCAATGCCCAAACGAAAAACAATATTTTCGGCATCAAAGTCTTTGATTCCTCTCCGGAAATGGGTGAAATGTATATCCATCCGACATACAGCGTCGATGCGTTCATTTCACGGTACATGAATTTGAACTATGCAAATCCATCCGGTGCCCATGCCAACGGAGCTGTGCCGGGGAATAAAGCGGTCGGATTCAATGTGAAATATGCGTCCGATCCAAACTGGGGAAGTAAAATCGCGGGCCATATGTGGCGCATCGATTCCTTCCTCGGCAAGCGGGATATGAACCAAGCAAAACTTGCCGTCATTTCATACACAGGTACGACGGGCGTCAACGTCCGGACAAGCCCGGACGTCACAAGTACGAATAAATTATTCACATACAAGCCGAAAGACCCCGGCCACAATGCTGCATTCGGTTATCCGCTCGTCATCGTGGATGAAACGACGGGCAGCGACGGTTATGTTTGGTACAAAGTATTGGCAGACATCAACCCGCCCGCCGCAGACTACGGCTGGATCCGCTCCGACCTCGTCCGGAAGATTACGTATTAA
- a CDS encoding O-antigen ligase family protein, with protein sequence MSTLQGKLRDTNTLFFIAAIVVVLLGMALPVKIALVITSLFFVFYAFVKPQQSLLFLVVYVSIRPFLLEMNSGLKLIGDLITFIAFIRLVLSSGRDWKTLFTFRWFEWAFFAFLIFGSVSGVLQEVLPGSVLFQIRTFLIMYMLYYIVSRMLLPDSWYRRFAWVVVWTGLISSIHGLVEKLSMRQLFLPEAWKYKTLSATNFVRIYGLPGNPNSLALLLFFGIIAIFYLQAIYKSEKYKWFLNINLVLFLGILVLTYSRGTWISAFVFGAVFILSTRNWPMLKKLVITGIASIILVYYPVNLGVQLVQSLGVKAPTTGPGGIGERFGETFDEKNLALMTESGRFFYIKKGFEIFQDEPITGTGFGSFGGSATLSYGSPIYSHYGIRSDIYGGKYFYSDNQYIQVITETGVIGVVLFAAFLLGMFAIFWKERKTVFGKFMIAFWLATGFSGFYYNIWELKLYTMFYFLLFGAFASQAGLYRKLYEPKE encoded by the coding sequence ATGTCTACCTTACAAGGAAAATTACGTGATACAAATACATTGTTTTTCATTGCGGCAATCGTCGTTGTCCTACTGGGGATGGCGCTGCCGGTTAAAATTGCACTTGTCATCACATCGCTGTTCTTCGTGTTTTATGCTTTTGTGAAACCGCAGCAAAGCTTATTGTTCTTAGTTGTCTACGTCAGCATCCGGCCGTTCCTTCTGGAGATGAATTCCGGGTTGAAGCTGATCGGGGACCTGATCACGTTCATCGCATTCATCCGACTGGTCCTTTCCAGCGGGCGGGATTGGAAAACGCTTTTTACGTTCAGATGGTTCGAGTGGGCATTTTTCGCTTTCCTTATTTTCGGATCAGTGAGCGGGGTTTTGCAAGAAGTGCTGCCTGGTTCCGTCCTGTTCCAAATCCGAACGTTCCTCATCATGTACATGCTGTACTATATTGTCTCGCGCATGCTCTTGCCGGACAGCTGGTACCGGCGATTTGCCTGGGTCGTCGTCTGGACAGGCCTGATTTCTTCGATCCATGGACTGGTCGAGAAGCTGTCGATGCGTCAGCTGTTCTTGCCGGAAGCGTGGAAATATAAAACATTATCCGCGACGAACTTCGTCAGGATCTACGGGTTGCCGGGGAATCCGAACTCGCTTGCGCTGTTGCTGTTCTTCGGAATCATTGCGATATTCTATTTGCAAGCAATCTATAAATCAGAGAAATACAAATGGTTTTTGAATATCAATCTCGTCCTGTTCCTCGGTATTTTAGTCCTTACCTATTCCAGAGGGACGTGGATCTCGGCCTTTGTCTTCGGGGCAGTTTTCATTTTATCCACGAGGAACTGGCCCATGTTAAAGAAGCTGGTCATCACGGGAATCGCCTCCATCATTCTTGTGTATTATCCGGTCAATTTGGGAGTTCAGCTCGTCCAGTCGCTTGGTGTGAAGGCACCGACGACCGGTCCGGGGGGCATCGGGGAACGTTTTGGCGAGACATTTGATGAAAAGAATCTAGCGCTCATGACCGAAAGCGGTCGCTTCTTCTATATTAAAAAGGGCTTTGAAATCTTCCAAGATGAGCCGATTACGGGAACCGGTTTCGGTTCATTCGGCGGTTCGGCTACGCTGTCTTATGGCTCGCCGATCTATAGCCACTACGGCATCCGTTCGGATATTTACGGAGGGAAATATTTTTATTCCGATAATCAATACATTCAAGTCATCACGGAAACCGGGGTCATCGGCGTCGTGCTGTTCGCTGCATTCCTGCTCGGCATGTTTGCGATATTCTGGAAAGAGCGGAAGACCGTGTTCGGGAAATTCATGATCGCCTTCTGGCTCGCGACCGGATTTTCCGGATTCTACTATAATATATGGGAATTGAAATTGTACACGATGTTCTACTTCCTCCTCTTTGGCGCTTTCGCATCGCAGGCAGGGCTCTATAGGAAGCTGTATGAACCAAAAGAATGA
- a CDS encoding S-layer homology domain-containing protein: MKKSLGKKIATATIAASLLFSLPTGASAKQQSTKSYPVSSGVTYSQYTYSGSSYMNHITVDLSDTYTKLGIGLPSPIAKRATTTALANRDSKDGHRVVGAINASFFDMTSGLPMYLISQGNEIINGGVISKSSNYYVSQPIAFGVTKDGLAEIDHYNFNVHLNYKGTNYQLTGLNRQRQDDEMIIFTPQHIDRYTNSNQYGMEVVIDTGQPITSTHYGQQLTGKVVKVRDYGSREKVEIPKTGFVLSVHGKVGLDRYKSMQIGEEVTLSLSIDDKWKDSQFMLASGPMLLKDGKPNITMNTSNSRATARTARTAVAISKDKKKVHLVTVDSRSGYSNGMSLTQFANYLAAQGYDRALNFDGGGSTAMGVRNHGSNTVFLANRTSNTAERQVSAIIEAISTAPVSDPAIISANRSQIGEMLVGSKASVKVNHVLDAYYNPLKVDTNQVVIQSEKGNVTGSGLSYTATKAGADRLLIRYGNAEQSFPITVVDAPARLTVSPTSSSVAPGATVAFKATATDAQGKPVIYSPEQLKWSVTGDIGTISQTGSFKAASRPGKGQVNVTLGTKTTSIPVTIKDGTPAFKDIPSDYAYYTEIRHLKDLGYIKGDVDGKFNPGNTLSREHAAVILSRVFNLDTSNVGAQKFKDVPATHRYFNEINAIAGANLVGGKGDGTFDPAGKLTRAQMAAILVKAYKLQGESAKKFKDVPSKHWAYKQIHILANHNITTGNEKGNFEPDKPVNRAQFSAFLYRAMDK, translated from the coding sequence TTGAAGAAAAGTCTAGGGAAAAAAATAGCCACGGCCACGATTGCTGCCTCACTCTTGTTTTCATTGCCGACAGGGGCTTCCGCCAAACAGCAATCGACGAAAAGTTATCCGGTATCCTCCGGCGTGACCTATTCGCAATATACATATTCGGGTTCCAGTTATATGAATCATATTACAGTGGATTTAAGTGATACATATACGAAATTGGGTATTGGATTGCCTTCGCCGATTGCCAAGCGGGCGACTACGACCGCACTCGCGAACCGGGATTCGAAGGACGGCCATCGCGTAGTCGGTGCCATCAACGCTTCGTTTTTCGATATGACGAGCGGGCTGCCGATGTACTTGATTTCCCAAGGGAATGAAATCATCAACGGCGGCGTCATTTCCAAGTCTTCGAATTATTATGTGAGCCAGCCGATTGCGTTTGGCGTTACGAAGGATGGGCTTGCAGAAATCGACCATTACAACTTTAACGTCCATTTGAATTACAAAGGGACAAACTATCAACTGACGGGGCTGAACCGTCAGCGGCAAGATGATGAGATGATCATCTTCACACCGCAACACATCGATAGATACACCAACTCCAACCAATACGGAATGGAAGTGGTCATCGATACGGGACAACCGATCACGTCTACCCATTACGGGCAGCAACTGACCGGAAAAGTGGTCAAAGTGCGGGATTATGGTTCGAGAGAGAAAGTGGAAATCCCCAAAACAGGTTTTGTCCTCTCGGTCCACGGCAAAGTTGGTCTTGATCGGTACAAAAGCATGCAGATCGGCGAGGAAGTCACTCTCTCCTTATCTATCGACGACAAATGGAAAGATTCCCAGTTCATGTTGGCAAGCGGCCCGATGCTGTTGAAGGACGGCAAGCCGAATATTACGATGAACACATCCAATTCACGGGCAACTGCGCGGACAGCGCGTACCGCAGTGGCCATCAGCAAGGATAAAAAGAAAGTCCACCTCGTTACAGTGGATAGCCGAAGCGGCTATAGCAACGGCATGTCGCTGACACAATTTGCGAACTACTTGGCGGCGCAAGGATATGACCGCGCCTTGAATTTTGATGGAGGCGGATCGACCGCGATGGGTGTACGGAACCATGGAAGCAATACAGTCTTCCTGGCGAACCGGACTTCCAATACGGCAGAACGGCAAGTTTCTGCAATCATTGAAGCAATCAGCACGGCACCTGTGAGTGATCCGGCCATTATCAGCGCCAACCGATCCCAAATCGGAGAGATGCTCGTCGGATCCAAAGCGTCCGTGAAAGTGAATCATGTGCTTGATGCGTATTACAACCCGTTGAAAGTGGATACGAATCAAGTCGTCATCCAATCTGAAAAAGGGAATGTAACAGGATCCGGACTTAGCTATACGGCGACTAAAGCGGGAGCTGACCGTCTATTGATCCGTTACGGAAATGCGGAGCAATCGTTCCCAATCACAGTTGTCGACGCTCCGGCTCGTCTGACGGTGTCACCGACATCATCCAGTGTAGCACCTGGGGCAACCGTTGCTTTCAAAGCAACAGCGACTGATGCACAAGGGAAGCCTGTCATTTATTCACCAGAACAGTTGAAATGGAGTGTCACCGGCGATATCGGAACCATTTCACAGACCGGTAGTTTCAAAGCTGCCTCGAGACCAGGAAAAGGCCAAGTGAACGTGACGCTCGGTACGAAAACAACAAGCATCCCGGTTACAATAAAAGACGGTACACCTGCATTCAAGGATATCCCTTCGGATTATGCGTACTATACGGAAATCCGTCATCTGAAGGACCTTGGATATATCAAAGGGGATGTGGATGGAAAATTCAATCCGGGCAATACATTATCCCGTGAGCATGCGGCGGTCATCCTGAGCCGGGTCTTCAATCTGGACACATCGAACGTAGGGGCCCAAAAGTTCAAAGACGTCCCGGCCACGCATCGCTATTTCAATGAAATCAACGCGATTGCTGGTGCGAATTTAGTAGGTGGGAAAGGGGACGGCACCTTTGATCCGGCCGGAAAATTGACCCGTGCCCAAATGGCGGCTATCCTCGTTAAGGCGTATAAGCTGCAAGGCGAGTCCGCGAAGAAATTCAAAGATGTCCCATCAAAACACTGGGCGTACAAGCAAATTCATATTCTAGCAAACCATAACATCACAACAGGAAATGAAAAAGGCAACTTCGAACCGGATAAGCCGGTCAACCGCGCTCAATTCAGCGCATTCCTGTATCGTGCGATGGATAAATAA
- a CDS encoding polysaccharide pyruvyl transferase family protein encodes MKIGIVGNYGNDNNGDEAILLSIIKQVTSTFNIGRSDLTVFSNNPKQTATRYGVTSFPLYYKNGNAVKTFGKTFSANRKIVKTLDLLIIGGGGILMDLYGREAPLFGSYAMMAKNSGVPYVVYGCGAGPLNTGLGKWFIRYMCKHADSVSVRDPESKELLQSIGVKQSIQVIGDPAFSLREGKREPSAVPVSIGVTAVPYYHAGYWPEEDVSRYDDYVEGMARNLDRLAEQHGVKINFFATKYPQDADVTKDIQAKMAHADRTSIIDENLLPERILDVTAQQDIVIGTRLHSLILATCTETPVMAISYHHKVHDFMKLAELEQFAFPISEINQNHDLFLEAFNEMEGDWTGTSERTEDLSVRLYEDAMKGTEQFRNALKK; translated from the coding sequence ATGAAAATTGGGATTGTCGGAAATTATGGAAATGATAATAACGGGGATGAGGCGATCCTGCTCAGCATCATCAAGCAGGTGACGTCCACTTTCAATATAGGTCGGAGCGATTTGACAGTGTTCAGCAATAATCCGAAGCAGACGGCGACACGTTACGGTGTGACAAGCTTTCCGCTTTATTATAAAAACGGAAATGCCGTCAAGACGTTCGGGAAGACGTTTTCAGCAAACCGGAAAATCGTCAAGACACTCGATTTGCTCATCATCGGGGGCGGCGGCATCCTTATGGATTTGTACGGAAGGGAAGCGCCGTTGTTCGGATCGTATGCGATGATGGCAAAAAACAGCGGGGTACCCTACGTCGTCTATGGTTGCGGAGCCGGTCCGCTTAACACCGGGCTTGGGAAATGGTTCATCCGCTATATGTGCAAGCACGCCGACAGCGTGTCCGTCCGGGATCCGGAATCAAAGGAATTGTTGCAGTCGATCGGCGTGAAGCAGTCCATTCAGGTGATCGGCGACCCGGCGTTCTCATTGCGGGAGGGCAAACGGGAACCTTCCGCGGTGCCGGTGAGCATCGGGGTGACGGCAGTTCCGTATTACCATGCCGGTTATTGGCCGGAGGAAGACGTTTCGCGATATGACGACTACGTGGAAGGGATGGCGCGGAATCTCGACCGCTTGGCAGAGCAGCATGGTGTAAAAATCAATTTCTTCGCTACAAAATATCCGCAGGACGCAGATGTGACAAAGGATATTCAAGCGAAGATGGCACACGCGGATCGCACGTCGATCATCGACGAGAATCTGTTGCCAGAACGGATTTTGGACGTCACGGCACAGCAAGACATCGTCATCGGGACCCGCCTGCACTCCTTGATATTGGCCACGTGCACAGAAACGCCCGTCATGGCGATTTCCTATCATCATAAAGTACATGATTTCATGAAGCTGGCAGAATTGGAGCAATTCGCATTCCCGATTTCCGAAATCAATCAAAACCATGATTTATTTTTGGAAGCCTTTAATGAAATGGAAGGGGACTGGACAGGAACCTCCGAGCGAACGGAAGACCTATCCGTCCGCCTCTACGAGGATGCAATGAAGGGAACCGAGCAATTCCGGAATGCCTTGAAGAAATGA
- a CDS encoding DUF488 domain-containing protein, which translates to MELFTIGHSTHSEEEFLKLLLDSKIQRLVDVRAFPGSRKFPQFSQDQMQVWLPEKGITYAHHRQLGGRRNKSKTVDATVNAGWNNRSFHNYADYMLEEEFLTALRQLQEEAATERTAICCSERHPARCHRLLISNWLTLNGWTLTHILDGSKGQTLLEQHEPGKWGAPPVLLGNGTVVYPRIAEEC; encoded by the coding sequence TTGGAACTTTTCACAATCGGCCATTCAACACACTCGGAGGAGGAATTTCTGAAACTGCTACTGGACAGTAAAATACAGCGGCTCGTCGACGTGCGAGCCTTTCCGGGCAGCCGCAAATTCCCACAATTCAGCCAGGATCAAATGCAGGTCTGGCTTCCTGAAAAAGGAATCACCTATGCACATCACCGACAGCTCGGAGGACGGCGAAACAAATCAAAAACTGTGGATGCTACTGTGAATGCCGGCTGGAACAACCGCTCTTTCCATAATTATGCGGACTACATGCTGGAAGAGGAATTTCTGACAGCGTTGAGGCAGTTGCAAGAAGAAGCGGCTACTGAACGGACCGCCATCTGTTGCTCTGAACGCCACCCTGCCCGCTGCCATCGCCTGCTGATTAGCAATTGGCTCACGTTGAACGGCTGGACGTTGACCCATATACTGGACGGCTCCAAAGGGCAGACCTTATTAGAACAGCATGAACCGGGAAAATGGGGCGCTCCACCAGTATTATTGGGAAATGGGACGGTTGTCTATCCGCGAATCGCTGAGGAATGCTAA
- a CDS encoding LytR/AlgR family response regulator transcription factor, whose product MKNEMLHQYTGLLKDWIPKDASLAIAAGDRYIYYAAGLHDILLKEGQAVQPGSLADRTIQKGVKVEDLMNDTWFGVPYYGISYPIDVQGTPGALIIILPPNYQVLEAYQYLTGKQEDEWCPIAIEHVTHIESMQKKTWFYAQEKQYSTSRTLKELHMRLPKNFLRIHRSYIVNISFIGKITRDFSSNFIVQLKDGTELPVSQKYMGELRTKLGF is encoded by the coding sequence ATGAAAAATGAGATGTTGCATCAATACACCGGACTGTTGAAAGACTGGATTCCAAAGGATGCGTCCCTTGCCATTGCGGCGGGCGACCGGTATATCTACTATGCTGCCGGCCTTCACGACATCCTTTTGAAAGAGGGGCAAGCGGTTCAGCCCGGCAGTTTGGCGGACCGCACGATTCAAAAAGGCGTTAAAGTGGAAGATTTGATGAATGATACATGGTTCGGCGTCCCCTATTATGGCATCAGTTACCCGATCGATGTCCAAGGAACCCCAGGCGCCTTGATCATTATCCTGCCTCCCAATTATCAAGTCTTGGAGGCATACCAATATTTAACGGGGAAACAGGAGGATGAATGGTGCCCGATTGCCATCGAGCACGTTACGCATATTGAAAGCATGCAGAAGAAGACATGGTTCTACGCCCAGGAAAAGCAATACAGCACAAGCCGGACGCTAAAAGAGTTGCATATGCGGCTCCCGAAAAACTTTCTGCGCATCCACCGTTCCTATATCGTCAATATTTCTTTTATAGGAAAGATAACGAGGGACTTCTCCTCCAATTTCATCGTCCAGCTGAAGGACGGAACGGAATTGCCCGTCAGTCAGAAATATATGGGCGAACTGCGGACGAAGCTTGGTTTTTAA
- the aceA gene encoding isocitrate lyase translates to MSTRQEQIAQLEKSWAEDSRWKGIKRSYTAEDVVKLRGSLQIRHTLAEKGAARLWKSLHEEDFINALGALTGNQAVQQVKAGLQAIYLSGWQVAADANLAGHMYPDQSLYPANSVPAVVKRINQALQRADQIDHAEGREDEFDWFAPIVADMEAGFGGPLNVFELMKGMIEAGAAGVHLEDQLASEKKCGHLGGKVLLPTQNAIRNLTAARLAADVLGVDTIIIARTDADAADMVTSDIDPADKEFITGERTPEGFFKTNPGIKQAIARGLAYAEYADLVWCETSHPSLEEAKEFADAIHAKFPGKMLAYNCSPSFNWKANLDDETIEKYQVELGKMGYKFQFVTLAGFHTLNHSMFELAHGYKTRGMGAYSELQQAEFDNEAKGYTATRHQREVGTGYFDEVAQVISEGKSSTTAMAGSTETAQFV, encoded by the coding sequence ATGTCAACAAGACAAGAACAAATTGCACAACTGGAGAAAAGCTGGGCGGAAGATAGCAGATGGAAAGGGATTAAGCGTAGCTACACAGCTGAAGATGTTGTGAAACTACGCGGATCTTTGCAAATTAGACATACACTGGCTGAAAAAGGTGCAGCTCGCCTATGGAAATCTCTTCACGAAGAAGATTTCATCAATGCACTTGGCGCACTGACAGGGAACCAAGCCGTTCAACAAGTCAAAGCAGGACTTCAAGCCATCTATCTAAGCGGATGGCAAGTGGCGGCAGATGCGAACCTCGCAGGCCATATGTATCCTGACCAAAGCCTTTACCCGGCAAACTCGGTGCCGGCTGTTGTAAAACGCATCAACCAAGCGCTTCAGCGTGCTGACCAAATCGATCACGCGGAAGGCCGCGAAGACGAGTTCGATTGGTTTGCTCCAATCGTAGCCGACATGGAAGCCGGTTTCGGTGGACCATTGAACGTTTTCGAATTGATGAAGGGCATGATCGAGGCGGGTGCTGCAGGAGTTCACTTGGAAGACCAACTCGCTTCCGAGAAGAAATGCGGTCACTTGGGCGGAAAAGTTCTTCTGCCTACACAAAACGCAATCCGCAATTTGACAGCTGCTCGTCTAGCTGCTGACGTTCTGGGTGTTGACACTATCATCATCGCTCGTACGGATGCTGATGCTGCCGACATGGTAACAAGCGACATCGATCCGGCTGACAAAGAATTCATCACAGGAGAGCGCACGCCGGAAGGTTTCTTCAAAACGAACCCAGGCATCAAGCAAGCGATTGCTCGTGGACTCGCTTACGCAGAATATGCTGACCTTGTATGGTGTGAAACATCCCACCCATCACTGGAAGAAGCGAAAGAATTCGCGGATGCTATCCATGCGAAGTTCCCAGGAAAAATGTTGGCTTATAACTGCTCGCCTTCATTCAACTGGAAAGCGAACTTGGATGATGAAACAATCGAGAAATACCAAGTTGAGCTTGGCAAAATGGGTTACAAGTTCCAATTCGTTACACTTGCAGGTTTCCACACATTGAACCACAGTATGTTCGAATTGGCTCATGGCTATAAAACTCGCGGAATGGGTGCATACTCCGAGCTTCAACAAGCGGAATTCGACAACGAAGCAAAAGGATACACTGCAACACGTCACCAGCGTGAAGTGGGTACAGGATACTTCGACGAAGTGGCACAAGTCATTTCCGAAGGGAAGTCTTCGACAACAGCAATGGCAGGTTCTACTGAAACAGCACAATTCGTTTGA
- the yhfH gene encoding protein YhfH: MHTMKPEKEYSKKICRECGCVIVEQVESYLYECERCIGTTEQ, from the coding sequence ATGCACACAATGAAACCTGAGAAAGAATACTCGAAAAAGATTTGCCGGGAGTGCGGATGCGTAATTGTAGAGCAGGTCGAATCCTATCTATATGAATGTGAACGTTGCATCGGCACGACTGAGCAGTGA
- a CDS encoding pyridoxal-phosphate-dependent aminotransferase family protein: MRNEEMLLIPGPTPVVDSIYDAMASETRGHTDPRFVAIYKKAIEKTRKMLKTDGEVFVISGSGTIAMEMALVNTVAAGEKVLIVSQGYFGDRFIALGKAFGIEVDVIQSEWGRQVDPDEVDRKLAAGGYKAVTLTHADTSTGVAADLDALVPIIKKHGALVILDGVCATAAMDEDMSKTYGNPNAKIDIVLTGSQKAIGVPPGLAIVAFNQTALAAREKLERVPAYYCDIYNWLPIMHDPSKYFATPPVNLIYAYDEGMRLVLEEGMEKRVIRHTAFGKAVRAALSEYDMAALADEEAAASTLSCILYPEGVDDAAFRAALAKKGVIVAGALAHLGGKAFRIGHMGNTTEAMLGQAIEKIGETLMELGVEANIEKAVARFKKEVSVTA, translated from the coding sequence ATGCGTAACGAAGAAATGCTCCTCATTCCGGGACCGACCCCGGTCGTGGATTCGATTTACGATGCGATGGCCAGCGAAACAAGAGGACACACCGATCCGCGGTTTGTCGCCATTTATAAAAAAGCGATTGAAAAGACAAGGAAGATGTTAAAAACGGACGGCGAGGTGTTCGTCATCTCCGGTTCCGGGACGATTGCGATGGAAATGGCGCTTGTCAATACGGTGGCAGCCGGAGAGAAGGTATTGATTGTCAGCCAAGGATATTTTGGCGATCGTTTCATTGCACTCGGAAAAGCGTTCGGCATTGAAGTCGATGTCATCCAGTCGGAATGGGGCCGGCAAGTCGATCCTGATGAAGTGGACCGGAAACTAGCAGCGGGTGGATATAAAGCGGTCACCTTGACGCATGCCGATACATCGACCGGCGTGGCCGCTGACTTGGATGCACTCGTTCCGATCATCAAAAAACACGGGGCGCTCGTCATCTTGGATGGTGTTTGCGCCACTGCCGCTATGGACGAAGATATGAGCAAAACTTACGGAAATCCGAATGCAAAAATCGACATCGTGCTAACCGGTTCGCAAAAAGCGATCGGAGTGCCACCGGGTCTCGCCATCGTGGCGTTCAATCAAACCGCTTTGGCAGCTCGGGAAAAACTGGAACGGGTGCCGGCATACTACTGCGATATTTACAATTGGTTGCCGATCATGCATGATCCGTCCAAATATTTCGCGACGCCTCCAGTGAACTTGATTTACGCATACGATGAAGGGATGCGTCTAGTTTTGGAAGAGGGGATGGAAAAGAGGGTCATCCGGCATACCGCCTTCGGAAAAGCGGTCCGTGCCGCGTTATCTGAGTACGACATGGCCGCGTTGGCCGATGAAGAAGCGGCTGCTTCGACATTGAGCTGCATCCTGTATCCGGAAGGGGTAGACGACGCAGCCTTCCGGGCAGCCCTCGCGAAAAAAGGGGTCATCGTCGCCGGAGCACTCGCCCATCTAGGCGGCAAAGCATTCCGCATCGGCCATATGGGCAACACGACTGAAGCCATGCTTGGACAAGCGATCGAGAAAATTGGAGAAACCTTGATGGAACTTGGAGTCGAGGCGAATATCGAAAAAGCCGTCGCACGATTTAAGAAAGAAGTATCCGTCACAGCATAA